In Flavivirga abyssicola, the following are encoded in one genomic region:
- a CDS encoding DNA alkylation repair protein has translation MAELLKNIYNTTFFDRFISSVLEVEPVFNKTSFLNAIYDTEWENRELKQRMRHITLAFKDHLSDDFNKNVEIILKLIPILEKNGFKPDNLEFIFFPDFIEIYGLEHYETSINAFEEITQFVSCEFAVRPFIIKYQDQMIQQMALWSNHKHSSVRRLTTEGCRPRLPWAMAIPYLKNNPAPIIPILKKLKNDPSEYVRRSVANNLNDISKDNPEIVISLVKKWEGKTKETDWLIKHASRTLLKQGNAEVMTLFGFGAINKIMVTDFKILTPEVKIGDSVEFAFKLVNTNKNASKIRLEYGLYYQKANGTLSKKVFKISEKTYSENSTTSIHRKQSFKLITTRKFHIGKHQVSIIVNGKEMDTILDFELIQ, from the coding sequence ATGGCAGAATTATTAAAAAATATATACAATACAACATTCTTTGATCGCTTTATCTCTTCTGTTTTAGAAGTTGAACCAGTATTCAACAAAACTTCTTTTTTAAATGCAATATATGATACCGAATGGGAAAATAGAGAGCTAAAACAGCGGATGCGACATATAACTCTTGCGTTTAAAGATCATTTGTCAGATGATTTTAATAAAAATGTCGAGATTATATTAAAACTTATTCCTATATTAGAAAAAAATGGTTTTAAACCAGATAATTTAGAGTTCATCTTTTTCCCGGACTTTATAGAAATTTATGGTTTAGAGCATTACGAAACATCAATAAATGCTTTTGAAGAGATTACACAATTTGTGAGTTGCGAATTTGCAGTTAGACCTTTTATAATAAAATACCAAGACCAGATGATACAACAGATGGCACTCTGGTCTAATCACAAACATAGCTCAGTGAGACGACTAACTACAGAAGGCTGTAGACCAAGACTCCCTTGGGCTATGGCTATTCCATATCTAAAAAATAATCCTGCTCCTATTATTCCTATTCTTAAAAAATTAAAAAACGACCCATCGGAATACGTGAGAAGAAGTGTTGCTAATAATTTAAACGACATCTCAAAAGACAACCCAGAAATAGTTATATCTCTTGTTAAAAAATGGGAAGGAAAAACCAAAGAAACCGATTGGTTAATTAAACATGCCAGTAGAACACTTTTAAAACAAGGAAATGCAGAAGTGATGACATTATTTGGTTTTGGAGCTATTAACAAAATAATGGTGACTGATTTTAAAATCCTCACACCGGAAGTTAAAATTGGAGATTCTGTAGAATTTGCTTTTAAACTTGTAAACACTAATAAGAACGCCTCTAAAATTCGATTAGAATATGGGCTATACTATCAAAAAGCGAATGGTACACTATCTAAAAAGGTTTTTAAAATAAGTGAGAAGACATATTCAGAAAACTCAACTACAAGTATTCACAGAAAACAATCATTTAAGCTTATCACAACCCGTAAATTCCATATTGGGAAACACCAGGTTTCTATAATTGTAAATGGAAAAGAAATGGATACCATATTAGATTTTGAGCTTATTCAATAA
- a CDS encoding flavohemoglobin expression-modulating QEGLA motif protein, with protein MKIDNDVSTQALLQIDKSIDSLVKQIELLSFVNPINIEEEKTRFFSSKYLTDPVFKYPNINFDKFKLHRELFTQSLELIEDSEIKNLYEDIIYEYSGLIQCIETIGSGKKFYYNSLRCFGTPTERDVENAKFILHFDDEDKNVSDFIPKYNASEAEPFFKAFSKKYDFSYTIKQSDKISAIAMVLNNNRTLVLNTNHTYSDNEIAVLTNHEIGVHMVTTMNGLSHPLKIFSHGFPNNEETQEGLAVFSEYMSDNLTITRLKELAYRVIAVDSLAKGYSFSKTFRLLHNQYDLDREVAFYITVRVHRGGGFTKDYLYLTGLKKIYNYYQEGKNLSLLLTGKVTLEYANEIEVLIKKGLAVPAKHITDSYAVNNNTNKKVDFILRSLK; from the coding sequence ATGAAGATTGATAATGATGTGTCTACCCAGGCACTTTTACAGATTGATAAGAGTATCGATTCATTAGTTAAGCAAATAGAATTGCTGAGTTTTGTGAATCCTATTAATATTGAAGAAGAAAAAACGAGGTTCTTTTCATCTAAATATTTAACCGATCCTGTTTTTAAATACCCTAATATAAATTTCGATAAGTTTAAACTACATAGAGAATTATTTACACAATCTTTGGAACTTATTGAAGATTCTGAAATCAAAAATCTTTATGAGGATATTATTTATGAATATTCAGGGCTTATACAATGTATAGAAACTATAGGTAGCGGAAAGAAATTCTATTATAATTCTTTGCGTTGTTTTGGAACCCCTACAGAAAGAGATGTAGAAAACGCTAAGTTTATTCTTCATTTTGATGATGAAGATAAAAATGTTTCGGATTTTATACCAAAATATAATGCCTCTGAAGCAGAACCGTTTTTTAAAGCATTTTCAAAGAAATATGATTTCAGTTATACTATAAAACAATCCGATAAAATTTCTGCAATAGCCATGGTACTGAATAATAACAGAACTTTGGTTTTAAATACAAATCATACCTACTCTGATAATGAAATAGCTGTACTAACCAACCATGAAATAGGGGTGCACATGGTAACAACTATGAATGGACTATCGCATCCTCTGAAAATATTTTCTCATGGATTTCCTAATAATGAGGAAACACAAGAGGGATTAGCGGTTTTTTCGGAATATATGAGTGATAATTTGACAATAACACGCTTAAAAGAGTTGGCATATCGTGTTATTGCTGTAGATAGTTTGGCAAAAGGCTATTCATTTTCTAAAACCTTTAGATTGCTACATAATCAATACGACTTAGATAGAGAAGTAGCTTTTTATATAACCGTACGCGTACATAGAGGAGGTGGTTTTACTAAAGATTATTTGTATCTCACTGGACTTAAAAAGATTTACAATTATTATCAAGAAGGAAAAAATTTAAGTTTATTATTGACAGGGAAGGTAACTCTGGAATATGCAAATGAAATAGAAGTACTTATTAAAAAGGGTTTAGCAGTTCCTGCGAAGCATATTACAGACTCTTATGCTGTAAATAATAATACTAATAAAAAGGTGGATTTTATTTTAAGGAGTTTGAAGTAA
- a CDS encoding dicarboxylate/amino acid:cation symporter, protein MKKLALHWKIIIGMILGIIFGFIMNSVGGKDFVSDWISPFGTIFINLLKLIAVPLILASLIKGISDLKDISKIKTMGLRTIGIYITTTLVAIIIGLSIVNMVKPGDGMSQNTIEKIKSKYANDAGVADKLTKATAQKDAGPLRALVDIFPSNIFKALGNAKMLQVIFFALFVGICLLLIPEEKAKPLVDFFDSLNEVVMKMVDLIMLFAPYAVFALMANVIIAFDDTEILLKLLNYALCVVGGLILMIGFYLLLVSFYTKKSPLWFLKEISPAQLLAFSTSSSAATLPVTMERVEEHLGVDKEVSGFVLPVGATVNMDGTSLYQGIAAVFIMQVIWPEGLTFTNQLVIIATALLASIGSAAVPSAGMVMLVIVLESIGFPAELLPIGLALIFAVDRPLDMCRTVVNVTGDATVSMMVAKSLGKLHKPQPKEWDDNYEKVK, encoded by the coding sequence ATGAAAAAACTAGCATTACATTGGAAGATTATTATAGGAATGATTCTTGGAATCATTTTTGGTTTTATTATGAATTCCGTTGGAGGGAAAGACTTTGTAAGTGATTGGATTTCACCTTTTGGAACCATTTTTATAAACTTGCTTAAGCTTATTGCAGTACCATTAATCTTAGCGTCTTTAATAAAAGGAATTTCAGACTTAAAAGATATTTCTAAAATTAAAACCATGGGGTTACGTACCATAGGTATTTACATAACAACAACATTAGTAGCTATAATTATAGGGTTAAGTATTGTAAATATGGTAAAACCTGGTGATGGGATGTCTCAAAATACCATTGAAAAGATCAAGTCTAAATATGCAAATGATGCAGGTGTGGCCGACAAGCTTACAAAAGCAACTGCACAAAAAGATGCTGGTCCTCTACGGGCATTAGTCGATATTTTTCCAAGTAATATATTTAAAGCATTAGGAAACGCAAAAATGCTTCAAGTTATTTTCTTTGCCTTATTTGTTGGTATTTGTTTATTGTTAATTCCAGAAGAAAAAGCAAAACCCTTAGTGGATTTTTTCGATTCGTTGAATGAAGTCGTTATGAAAATGGTTGATTTAATTATGCTTTTTGCACCTTATGCCGTGTTTGCTTTAATGGCAAACGTTATTATTGCCTTTGATGATACTGAAATACTTCTTAAGTTATTAAATTATGCCTTATGCGTTGTTGGGGGCTTAATTTTAATGATTGGTTTTTACCTTCTTTTAGTAAGTTTTTATACAAAAAAATCACCGTTGTGGTTTTTAAAAGAAATTAGTCCGGCACAACTGTTAGCCTTTTCTACAAGTAGTAGCGCTGCAACTTTACCTGTTACTATGGAACGTGTAGAAGAACATCTTGGAGTTGATAAGGAAGTATCTGGGTTTGTTTTACCAGTAGGTGCTACGGTTAATATGGACGGAACGAGTTTATATCAAGGTATTGCAGCCGTATTTATTATGCAGGTTATCTGGCCTGAGGGGTTAACGTTTACAAATCAATTGGTTATAATCGCAACAGCACTTTTGGCTTCTATTGGTAGTGCAGCTGTTCCTAGTGCTGGTATGGTGATGTTGGTTATAGTTTTAGAATCTATTGGTTTTCCAGCAGAATTATTACCTATAGGATTAGCACTTATTTTTGCTGTAGACAGACCTTTAGATATGTGTAGAACGGTTGTAAATGTAACAGGGGATGCTACTGTATCTATGATGGTTGCTAAATCTTTAGGAAAATTACACAAACCTCAACCTAAAGAATGGGATGATAATTATGAAAAAGTAAAATAA
- a CDS encoding sulfurtransferase: MNSSISISSPLVSVEWLHKNIEANNLIILDGTINKVFDTTQVQIPNSRFFDIKKKFSDVNAPFPSTFPTEEHFQREARTLGINKDSAIVVYDDKGIYSSARVWWLFKAFGYDNIAVLNGGFPAWEKANYDIEAMKEYDGKSGDFIANYKPENMTFFNAMKEASEHKTHRIIDARSETRFKGLEPEPRAGLRMGTIPNSVNLPYTNLLDAGELKSREAIEAALNEKANKEDPIIFSCGSGITACVLALGANISGYKNISVYDGSWTEWGSLVNK; the protein is encoded by the coding sequence ATGAATTCCAGTATTTCAATATCATCACCATTAGTATCTGTAGAATGGCTTCATAAAAACATAGAAGCTAATAATCTTATTATTCTGGACGGTACTATAAATAAAGTATTTGATACCACACAAGTCCAAATACCTAACTCTCGATTTTTTGATATTAAAAAGAAATTTAGTGATGTTAATGCACCGTTTCCTAGTACATTTCCAACAGAGGAGCATTTTCAAAGAGAAGCAAGGACTTTAGGTATAAATAAAGATAGTGCTATTGTGGTCTATGACGACAAAGGTATTTACTCAAGTGCTAGGGTTTGGTGGCTGTTTAAAGCTTTTGGCTATGATAACATTGCTGTTTTGAACGGTGGATTTCCTGCTTGGGAAAAAGCGAATTATGATATCGAAGCTATGAAAGAATATGATGGCAAATCAGGTGATTTTATAGCTAATTACAAACCGGAAAACATGACGTTTTTTAATGCCATGAAAGAGGCTTCAGAACATAAAACACATCGTATTATAGATGCACGCTCAGAGACAAGGTTTAAAGGTTTAGAACCAGAACCAAGAGCAGGTTTGCGAATGGGAACTATTCCTAATTCGGTGAATTTACCTTATACGAATCTATTAGATGCTGGTGAATTAAAATCTAGAGAAGCCATTGAAGCAGCTTTGAATGAAAAAGCCAATAAAGAAGATCCTATTATTTTTTCCTGTGGCTCGGGAATTACAGCATGTGTATTAGCTTTAGGAGCCAATATTTCTGGCTATAAAAATATATCCGTTTATGATGGTTCCTGGACCGAGTGGGGTAGTTTAGTTAATAAATAA
- a CDS encoding helix-turn-helix transcriptional regulator, whose translation MNRLTRITSILIQLQSKKVVTAKEIADRFEISLRTVYRDIKTLQEAGVPIGSENGVGYFIVDGYSLPPIMITEEEANALIVSEKLISNQGDKSLTKDFNSVLIKIKSVLRSLEKENVAKLENRIIPSYRKNAFESNWLSLIQKSITNARVLEIVYHSIYKDEQTLRNVEPLGVYYTDKAWIMIAHCKLRNETREFRLDRILKINSTLQTFDYQEDFSLLKYFSRFIESS comes from the coding sequence ATGAACAGACTAACCAGAATAACTTCAATTCTTATTCAATTACAATCTAAGAAGGTCGTAACTGCTAAAGAGATTGCAGATAGATTTGAAATTAGTTTACGAACTGTTTATCGAGATATTAAAACACTTCAGGAAGCAGGCGTTCCAATTGGTTCAGAAAATGGAGTTGGTTATTTTATTGTTGATGGGTACTCACTACCTCCTATAATGATTACAGAAGAAGAGGCTAACGCATTAATTGTTTCTGAAAAACTTATTTCTAACCAGGGAGACAAGTCGCTTACAAAAGATTTCAATTCGGTACTTATAAAAATTAAATCGGTGTTAAGAAGCCTTGAAAAAGAAAATGTAGCCAAATTAGAAAACAGAATAATCCCATCCTATCGGAAAAATGCATTTGAAAGTAATTGGCTTTCATTAATTCAAAAATCAATTACTAATGCAAGGGTATTGGAAATAGTTTATCACTCGATTTATAAAGATGAACAGACATTAAGAAACGTTGAACCTTTAGGTGTTTATTATACAGATAAAGCCTGGATAATGATCGCCCATTGTAAATTAAGAAATGAAACCAGAGAATTTAGATTAGATAGAATTTTAAAAATAAATTCGACACTCCAAACCTTTGATTACCAAGAAGATTTCAGCCTTTTAAAATATTTTAGCAGATTTATAGAATCTAGTTGA
- a CDS encoding UDP-2,3-diacylglucosamine diphosphatase, producing MKIKRKIEIAVISDVHLGTYGCHAKHLLTYLNSIEPKKLVLNGDIIDIWQFSKRYFPKSHLKVIKKIMDMASDGVDVIYITGNHDEMLRKFSNTTIGKISIVDKLVLELNGKKAWFFHGDVFDVSIQNAKWLAKLGGYGYDLLTLLNRIVNWYLEKRGKERYSLSKKVKNGVKGAIKYINDYEEVISDLAIENGYDYVVCGHIHQPKMEYKENKHGKTMYLNSGDWVENFTALEYQFKRWKIYNYNKDKFAPFYVDEDIENMEVKDLIAAITIVEQRENKKIK from the coding sequence TTGAAAATAAAACGCAAAATAGAAATCGCAGTAATCTCAGATGTTCATCTAGGAACTTATGGTTGCCATGCCAAGCATCTTCTAACCTATTTAAATAGTATTGAACCAAAGAAATTGGTCTTAAATGGGGATATTATTGATATTTGGCAATTTAGCAAACGCTATTTTCCTAAATCTCACTTAAAAGTTATCAAGAAAATTATGGATATGGCTTCTGATGGTGTTGATGTTATTTACATTACTGGAAACCATGACGAAATGTTACGAAAATTTAGCAATACAACGATTGGTAAAATTTCTATTGTTGATAAACTTGTTTTAGAACTAAATGGCAAAAAAGCATGGTTTTTTCATGGCGATGTATTTGATGTTTCTATACAAAATGCAAAATGGCTTGCTAAATTAGGGGGGTACGGATACGATTTACTAACCCTTCTTAACCGCATAGTTAACTGGTACTTGGAAAAACGCGGAAAAGAACGTTACTCCTTATCTAAAAAGGTAAAGAATGGTGTCAAAGGTGCTATAAAGTATATAAATGATTACGAAGAAGTTATTTCTGATTTAGCTATTGAAAATGGTTATGATTATGTGGTTTGTGGACATATTCACCAACCTAAAATGGAGTATAAAGAAAATAAACATGGTAAGACCATGTATTTAAACTCTGGCGATTGGGTTGAAAACTTCACAGCTCTTGAGTATCAATTTAAGCGCTGGAAAATATACAATTACAATAAAGACAAGTTTGCTCCTTTTTATGTTGATGAAGACATAGAAAACATGGAAGTTAAAGATTTAATCGCTGCTATTACCATAGTTGAGCAACGTGAAAATAAAAAGATTAAATAA
- the aroC gene encoding chorismate synthase produces the protein MSGNSFGKLFNLTTYGESHGPALGGVIDGCPPGIELDIEAIQNELNRRKPGQSAIVTQRKEPDTVKFHSGIFEGKTTGTSIGFVIENTNQKSHDYTHIKDSYRPSHADYVYDKKYGFRDYRGGGRSSARETACRVVAGAIAKQMLKGIEITAYVSGVGTMKLNKPYTELDLTKTESNIVRCPDQAMAANMETYIKEVRSKGDTVGGIVSCVIKNVPVGLGEPVFDKLHAELGKAMLSINAVKGFEYGSGFEGSTMYGSDHNDAFNNGGTTKTNFSGGIQGGISNGMDIYFNVAFKPVATLIQKYETIDKAGNTVEMQGKGRHDPCVVPRAVPIVEAMAALVLADFHLINKMYS, from the coding sequence ATGTCAGGCAATTCCTTTGGAAAACTATTTAATTTAACAACTTATGGAGAATCTCATGGACCAGCTTTAGGTGGAGTTATTGATGGTTGCCCACCAGGAATCGAATTGGATATAGAAGCCATTCAAAATGAATTAAATAGAAGGAAACCTGGTCAATCGGCTATCGTTACACAACGTAAAGAACCAGATACTGTTAAATTTCATTCAGGAATTTTTGAAGGAAAAACAACAGGTACTTCCATTGGTTTTGTTATAGAAAATACCAATCAGAAATCCCACGATTATACCCATATAAAAGATAGTTATAGACCAAGTCATGCGGATTATGTGTATGACAAAAAATATGGTTTTAGAGACTATCGTGGTGGTGGACGAAGTTCTGCAAGAGAAACGGCTTGTCGTGTAGTTGCAGGAGCCATTGCAAAGCAAATGTTAAAAGGTATTGAAATTACGGCTTATGTTTCTGGTGTAGGCACTATGAAATTAAATAAACCTTATACCGAATTAGACTTAACAAAAACAGAATCAAATATTGTAAGATGTCCAGATCAGGCTATGGCAGCCAATATGGAAACTTACATAAAGGAAGTACGAAGTAAAGGAGATACCGTAGGGGGTATTGTTAGTTGTGTGATTAAAAATGTACCAGTTGGTTTAGGAGAACCGGTATTTGACAAATTACATGCAGAGCTTGGTAAAGCGATGCTTTCTATTAATGCTGTAAAAGGATTTGAGTACGGTAGCGGTTTTGAAGGTAGTACAATGTATGGTAGCGACCATAATGATGCGTTTAATAACGGTGGTACAACCAAAACTAATTTTTCGGGAGGTATTCAAGGTGGCATCAGCAATGGTATGGATATTTATTTTAATGTAGCATTTAAACCTGTAGCAACACTTATTCAAAAATACGAAACTATAGATAAAGCAGGTAATACTGTAGAAATGCAAGGAAAAGGACGTCATGATCCATGTGTGGTTCCTAGAGCGGTTCCCATTGTAGAAGCTATGGCAGCCTTGGTTTTAGCCGACTTTCATTTGATTAATAAAATGTATAGCTAG
- the gshB gene encoding glutathione synthase: MNVCFIMYPWEEIDPENDTSLALIKECVKRKHGVAICSPANLTIRNSVTNASCMVIGRMEKTPSSLKSFYNKAELREEMLPLAGFDVIFFRANPPLDPIMLNFLDSVKDDVFIMNSLEGMREANNKLYTAAFGDAHSNIIPATHVSKSKKYLIRQIKESTADKMILKPLNGFGGSGVILIEKSAMSNINSLLDFYINNSSNGTSNYVILQDYIEGADEGDVRILILNGEPVGAMKRVPGTDDHRSNVSAGGSVQKHSLTKAEKALCKQIGPKLVNDGLYFVGIDVIGGKLVEVNVMSPGGITYINKVYKLKTKIEEKVIDFLEMKVIDKLQAFDRRTRLRKTVQDA; this comes from the coding sequence ATGAATGTGTGTTTTATAATGTATCCGTGGGAAGAAATCGACCCTGAAAATGATACATCTCTAGCTTTAATTAAAGAATGTGTGAAGAGAAAACATGGTGTAGCGATATGTTCACCTGCTAATTTAACCATTCGAAATAGTGTAACGAACGCTTCGTGTATGGTGATAGGTAGGATGGAAAAAACACCTAGTTCCTTAAAATCATTTTATAATAAAGCAGAACTTCGAGAAGAAATGCTTCCGTTGGCAGGTTTTGATGTGATATTTTTTAGAGCAAACCCTCCTTTGGATCCTATTATGCTTAATTTTCTAGATTCTGTTAAAGATGATGTCTTTATTATGAATTCCTTAGAAGGCATGCGGGAAGCTAATAATAAATTATATACCGCTGCTTTTGGCGATGCGCATAGTAACATTATTCCAGCCACACACGTATCAAAAAGTAAAAAGTACTTAATACGTCAGATTAAAGAATCTACCGCAGATAAAATGATTTTAAAACCTCTAAACGGTTTTGGTGGTTCTGGTGTTATTTTAATTGAAAAGTCGGCGATGAGTAATATTAATTCATTATTAGATTTTTATATTAATAATAGTAGTAATGGTACGTCTAATTATGTGATTCTTCAAGATTATATAGAGGGAGCAGATGAAGGTGATGTACGTATTTTAATCTTAAATGGAGAGCCTGTAGGAGCTATGAAGCGTGTTCCGGGAACAGACGATCATCGTTCTAATGTTTCAGCAGGCGGTAGTGTGCAAAAGCACAGTTTGACTAAAGCAGAAAAAGCATTATGTAAGCAAATAGGTCCTAAATTGGTAAACGACGGATTGTATTTTGTCGGGATTGATGTTATTGGAGGTAAGTTAGTGGAAGTTAACGTTATGTCTCCGGGAGGTATTACATACATTAATAAAGTGTACAAGCTAAAAACCAAGATTGAAGAAAAAGTCATTGACTTTTTAGAAATGAAAGTTATAGATAAACTTCAAGCTTTTGATAGACGTACCAGACTTCGTAAAACAGTACAGGATGCGTAA
- a CDS encoding N-formylglutamate amidohydrolase — translation MEKLSLKDIISKICKEEIFEAVSSDYSFTIKIDSYVPYACAAIHDGHQFRKELWDNCMHTEYERWYEEDPETKNMIKSHPIVIAGCDSRFEYDLNRMPEEAVFETAWGKQLWRKPLSQTMKDKSLRKHTNFYKVVHTLVQKLESKFGFCTVYDMHSYNWKRWDREVPTWNLGASNVDNVRFGDSIEDWRQSLSEITFPNDIKSTSKINDTFQGHGYFLKYITQNFKNTLVLATEIAKVYCDESDGIIYPEVVRTVEKELISRIPEHALRVYSEFKR, via the coding sequence ATGGAAAAGCTTTCGCTTAAAGATATTATAAGCAAAATTTGTAAAGAAGAAATCTTTGAAGCGGTCTCTTCAGACTATTCATTTACCATTAAGATAGATTCTTACGTACCCTATGCTTGCGCAGCTATACACGATGGACATCAATTTAGAAAAGAACTTTGGGATAACTGTATGCATACCGAATATGAGCGTTGGTATGAAGAAGATCCCGAGACTAAGAATATGATTAAATCGCATCCCATTGTTATTGCGGGGTGTGATTCCAGATTTGAATACGATTTAAATAGAATGCCCGAAGAAGCTGTTTTTGAAACGGCTTGGGGAAAACAGTTATGGCGCAAACCGCTTTCGCAAACAATGAAAGATAAAAGCCTTAGAAAGCACACTAATTTTTACAAAGTTGTACATACACTTGTTCAAAAATTAGAAAGTAAATTTGGATTTTGTACCGTTTACGATATGCATAGTTACAATTGGAAACGTTGGGATAGGGAGGTGCCAACCTGGAATTTAGGTGCTAGTAATGTTGATAATGTTAGATTTGGAGATAGTATTGAAGATTGGAGGCAAAGTCTATCTGAAATTACATTTCCAAACGACATTAAATCAACTTCAAAAATTAATGATACATTTCAAGGTCATGGATATTTCTTAAAATACATTACCCAGAACTTTAAAAATACCTTAGTTTTGGCAACCGAAATTGCAAAAGTGTATTGTGATGAATCTGATGGGATTATATATCCAGAAGTTGTTCGAACAGTAGAAAAAGAACTAATATCTCGAATCCCAGAACATGCATTAAGAGTGTATAGTGAGTTTAAAAGATAG